The Kribbella jejuensis region GGCCCAACTCGGGCTTCACCGCTGTCGCCGTGTCCGTCAACCGCGCCGGCTCAGCGAGATGGAACACCCGGGGCGCATGCACCGACGAGCCGGCGCGCGTCCACAGCTCCTCTCGCAAGGAGTCCAGAACGGCCTTGTCCGCAAAGCTCACGAGCACGTGCTGGTTGTCGTCCGGCGAGCCGAAGTTCGCGTTCAGCACTGCCTCACCACGGAACTGCAGCTCGGCCGCGGCCGTGTTCCCACTGCGCAGGATCGCCTGCGAGTCGGCCGGCGTCGTCTTCAGCGCGATCCGGTACGGCACCTGCCCGAAGATCGAGTCACGCCGCGTCGACAGCCGCTTCACGCCCTCGATCGTCTGCGTCGCGAGGACCACGTGGACGCCGTACGCACGCCCGAGCCGAACGAGTCGTTCGAGGAGTTTCGCGGCCTCGTCCGCCAGTTCGTCGTCGTCCTCGAGCAGCACCTGGAACTCGTCCAGTACGACGAGGATCCGCGGCGGCCGATCCGGTCCGGGCAGAAGCTCCGCGATGTCCGCGACGTTCCCGTGCGACTTGAACACCTCGCTGCGGCGGGCGAGCTCGTCGGACAGGTGACGCAGTACGGCGAGACCGAACGCGCGGTCGGAGTGCACGCCGAGCACCCGGATCTGCGGCAGCCAGTGCGGCCGATCCGGACCTGGGCCGAGCGCCGAGAACTCGACACCGTGCTTGAAGTCGAGCAGGTACATCTCCAGGTCGGCCGGCGAGTGCCGCGCGGCGAGACCGTGGATCATCACGAGCAGCAGGTTCGACTTGCCCTGACCGACGGCGCCACCGACGAGGACGTGCGGCAGCGCCGGGTTGCCGCTGCGCAACCGCACCAGCGCCGGGGTGCGGTCGTCGTACCCGATCACGGTGCCGATCTCGTCCTTGACCGGTTGCCACCACGTGGATCGATCCGGCAAGGTCCGATCGAAGTCGATGGTCGGCAGCACGGCGCTGTCTGCCTGCTCGGCGATCACGTCGCAGATCCGTGCGGCGATCCCGGCGTCGAACGGCGGGTCGAGCCGGGCCGGCGGCAACTGTGGGATCTCGACCCGGTCGTTGACGATGGCAACCGGATTGAGCAGCTCCAGCAACTGTTTCGAATCGACGTCGAGCTCGGCCGCGGCGGACGCGTCGTAGTGCACGAGGAAACAGATGCCGCGCTTGCCCGCGGTCGCGGCGAGCCGGAGCAGATCCCGCTGCGCGAGCGTGTCGATGCCGAAGGGATAGTCGAACAGGATGACGACCCGATAAGGATCGGTGACCTGGCCGGTCTCCTTCAACAGGTCCTCGAACCGCTCGTGCCCGAGCTGCGCCTGCCGGCTGGCCCGCAACGACGACACGTCGACCAGACCGGACAGCACCGTGTGCAACTGCTCCGCGGTGTGTGTTGCCCTAGGCACCAATTGCGGGTACTTCGTGGTCAGGTGACCGAGGAGCCCCATCATCCCGGTGAGCTTGGGATCGAACGCGTCGATGCGCAGCCGGAACGGTTCGGCGGCCGCGACCAGCCGAAGTGCGATGCTCTGCAGCAGCCGGCGGGCAGACTCGTTGCGGTCGGCGGTCACCTTCCACCCGTTCGTCCGCAGCAGTGGCGCGACCACCGGCGTACCGGTCTCGAGTTCGCCGACGCGGACGTACGACGGGACGCCGGCACCGACGAGTTGACGCGAACGCCAGCGCGCGTCGTTCGGCGGTACGGCGGCCAGCCCGGGCGCGAGGCGATCCGCCAGCAAGCGTGCCTTCGGCTCGGCCTCCGACAATGCCTCGGCGGTCTTCGCGTCGACGAGTGACCTCGACTCACGCCGTGCCGCGGCCGTCTGCTCCTGCAGCTGACGATGCAGCTTCACGGCGCGCTGGTGTTCGCCGTACGTGAGCCGCCGCGCGTTGTCGAGCAGCTGCCCCAGCGCGTGCTGCAACCCCCGGATCCGCGCTTCCAGGACCTCCGGTGCGGCCGGATCCCCGTCAGGCTTCTCCGTCACGAGCATCGTCCTTCCACCCTTGCCCCGCGACCACCTTTGCCTGGGGTAATCGTGTCACACCAGTAGCCCCAGTGGTCACTCCAGGTATCAGTCGTCTCATCTGTCAACCAGGCGCG contains the following coding sequences:
- a CDS encoding FtsK/SpoIIIE domain-containing protein — translated: MTEKPDGDPAAPEVLEARIRGLQHALGQLLDNARRLTYGEHQRAVKLHRQLQEQTAAARRESRSLVDAKTAEALSEAEPKARLLADRLAPGLAAVPPNDARWRSRQLVGAGVPSYVRVGELETGTPVVAPLLRTNGWKVTADRNESARRLLQSIALRLVAAAEPFRLRIDAFDPKLTGMMGLLGHLTTKYPQLVPRATHTAEQLHTVLSGLVDVSSLRASRQAQLGHERFEDLLKETGQVTDPYRVVILFDYPFGIDTLAQRDLLRLAATAGKRGICFLVHYDASAAAELDVDSKQLLELLNPVAIVNDRVEIPQLPPARLDPPFDAGIAARICDVIAEQADSAVLPTIDFDRTLPDRSTWWQPVKDEIGTVIGYDDRTPALVRLRSGNPALPHVLVGGAVGQGKSNLLLVMIHGLAARHSPADLEMYLLDFKHGVEFSALGPGPDRPHWLPQIRVLGVHSDRAFGLAVLRHLSDELARRSEVFKSHGNVADIAELLPGPDRPPRILVVLDEFQVLLEDDDELADEAAKLLERLVRLGRAYGVHVVLATQTIEGVKRLSTRRDSIFGQVPYRIALKTTPADSQAILRSGNTAAAELQFRGEAVLNANFGSPDDNQHVLVSFADKAVLDSLREELWTRAGSSVHAPRVFHLAEPARLTDTATAVKPELGRPWTGLPIAVTEEPVAVEVRPEPGAGVLVLGDGPADALGVLTGLAVSTAAAAVEPPRFVFVDGTNSAPAVAEGKDALIQVLRQLGCEVETVDKHDEIAPRLFALRDAMRDGRAGSTYLLGFGFHGVPRMQLHAEGYFESPANALQDIVRDGPAHGLITYGWWNRLHVCTEQLGYGRANVATHMFLRHPQDGVRAVAGPLVRWASEPHRALLWDGLHPEAQVVVPFAALRSDEVERAVELVRR